In Desulfofustis limnaeus, the genomic stretch CCCTTGTTCTGGGCCAGGGTCTCCATCATCGAGCGGAGACTGGAGACGAGCAGATCAAAACAGAACGGCTCACGATTGATCACCACCCGGCCGGATTCCAATCGGGTGAATTCGAGGATGTTGGTGAGTTGTTCAAAGAGTTGCCGGCCGGCGGCCAGCAGGCTCACCAGGTAGCGTTTCTGCAGTTCGTCCAGCCTGGTCTCGGCGAGCAGTTCGCCCATACCGAGGATGATATTGAGGGGTGAACGGATTTCGTGGCTCATGGTGGCCAGAAACTCGGTCTTGGCGCGGCTGGCCTGTTCAGCCTGCAGCAGCGCCTGTTCCAGTTCGCCGCTCACATACTTGATCAGGCGGCGGTTGATATCGTCGATGCGCTCCTGCCGGTTTTGTTGCTGGCGACTGCGGGCCAGTTGCCGTTCGAGATAGGCGATACGGGTCTCCAGTTCGGCCACCCGTCCGGCAGAGGTGCCGGTATCGCCCGCTCCTGATGCCATTAACTCGGTTCGGACAGCCCCACGGCTATATAGGTATCACTGTGGAAGAGCGTGGGGCGGTGTTCGGCCGGGGGGCCGATCTCGCCGTAGCAGTAGAAGCCGAAGAACGGAGGCGCCTTTTCACTCTCGAACAGCACGGCAAACTCGTCGTTGGTCATGGAACCCAGCACGTGTCGCCGCGACGTGCAGGGAAAGAGCAGGATCAGCTCCGGGGGGCCGCCCGGGTGGCGGTGCAGGATGGCTTCATTGGCCTCTCGGGCGGTGCGCAGGATGTCCTCGCGGGAGATGGAGGTCAGCCGGATTCGGCAGCGTTCGGGAAAGGTGCCGATACAGCTTACGGTGCCGGACTGGTCATCGACAACCCACGGGTCGCGCAGGCAGAATTCATAACTGTTGAATTCATAGATGGCCAACGGTAATTGGGATATGGCTTGGTCTTTCACATAACTGCCGAGCAGTTCCCGGTAGAAATCGGCGGCCGGGCGGCCGTCGATTTCTCGAAGGATGTTTTTATCCGCCGAGGTAGCCTCATAGAAGCGGCCGATCGGTTCGTTACCGGTGAGCACGCGAGAGGTGATCGTCACCGGCCCGCTGCAGAGCAGCAGGGGAGCGGCGTCGGAGTAGACCTGTCTCTCATGGAACTGGTAGGTAGTCTGGAGGCGATAGTGGTCCCCGGCGGTGCCGCCGAACAGGGGAAATCGGCTGCCGGTGGCCCGTTGCATCATGGTGGCCAGGGGGAGATCGATCGTGGTAAGTCCGTCGGGCAGGATGATGCCAAACGACGGTTCGCCGGGCAACCGGGCCCGGCAGGCCTCGACCGCTGTAACCAGAGCGTCCTCGCCATGGTGTGACAGATCCCGGGCGACGCCGCCGGCAAAACAGAGGTGATCCGAGGCGAGCAGCAGCAGGGCCACGGCATCCTCGACGAAGCCGTGACCGGGGACGATCTCGCCGTCGGTGGTACAGCCGATCAACTCAATGGTCGGATAGCGTTTTTTTATCTCGTTGAGAAAAAAAGAAAAATCACCGTCCAGAAGGGAGGTGAAAAAGATGCCCGCCTGCGGGACCGTGGCGCCAAGCATCGCCTGGCACTGATCAAGGGTTTCGGTTATGGCCTGGCAGTGGTCGATGTTATCGCTGAAGCCGATTGCCGTTCGTAGCATTGCCTCCCCGATACGGATGGTTGGTGGTTTTGTTGTCTTTGCCGAGCGGCCGTTCGGAAGTATAACAGACTGCTTGATCATGTCCAGCATAAAGTCCGTTTTGGTAATTGCTGGTTGGTTCTTTTTTCCACGGTCAGAGAAAAGGTGAGGAATTTAGTGGCAAGACCGTATTGAAGGGTTTATTAACGGTGCAGAATTGAATAAAATGATTGCGTCAGCAAGAGATGCGTGCAATGAGTGACTCAACTTCCTGCGAGTGCGGCCTATGAATTCCCTGAAACGACACGCTTCGGTGCGATGCTGCCTGTTGCTGGGCGCTGTCATGGTCCTGTCGGGACTGTGTGCGGTATCCGTGGTCGACGCGCAGGAGCCGAAGGGGGAGCGCTATATCACCATCGATTTCGACAACGTCGACATCAACCTCTTCATCAAGTACATGAGCGAGCTGACCGGCCGCAACTTCATCGTCGATCCCAACGTGCGGGGCAACGTGACGATCATCTCGCCGACCCGTATCTCCGAGACCGATGCCTATCATGTCTTTGAATCGGTGTTGGAAATCCACGGTTTCACCACCGTCGCGTCGGGATCGGTGATCAAGATCGTCCCGTCGGTGGAGGCCCGGGCCAAGTCCATCGAGACGCTGCGGCCCGGCGACCAGCCCGATCCCCAGGACCGGGTGGTGACGCAACTGGTGCCGCTCACCTACACGACGCCGCTGGAGATGCAGAAAATCCTGCAGCCGCTCGTGTCCAAGACCTCGGTGCTGCTCGCCCACACCCCCTCGGGGATGCTGATCATCACCGACACCATGTCCAATATCAAGCGGTTGCTCGACATCATCGAGGTGCTGGACGTGGAGTACACCCGCGACGAGATCCTCGTGCTGCCGCTTCAGTATGCCAACGCCGAGAACCTGGCGACGATTCTCAACACTATCTTCCAGAAGGCCACCGCCGGCGGCAAGGAGGAGGCGGTGGTGGTCACCTCGGCGGTCAAAGTGGTGCCGTACGAAAGGATCAATCTGCTCATCGTGCTGGCCGAGCCCACCGACGCCGAACGGGTGCGCAAACTGGTGGAGGAGTTGGATACCGAAGCACGGCGCGGCGAAGGCAACATCCATGTGGTTTATCTGCAGAATGCCCGGGCCGCCGAACTGGCCAAGGTGCTCGGCGCCCTGCCCCAGGAGGAGGCGGCGGAGGCTGCGGAGGGCAAGACGCCGGCCATCTCCAAGGCGGTCAACATCATGCCCGACGAGGAGACCAACTCGCTGATCATCACTGCCAGCCGTTCCGAGTTCACGGTACTCGAGGAGGTGATCCAGAAGCTCGATATCCCGCGGCGGATGGTCTACCTGGAGGCGCTGATCATGGAGGTGGATGCCGATCGCAGCTTCGATGTGGGGGTGCAATGGCTGGCCGGCGGCATCTTCGACGACGGCACCGGCAAGCTGGTGACCGGCTTCAGCGGCGAGCCCGCCTATGGTCTGATAACCGGGATCACCGATCCGGACAATCCGGCTCTACCCACGGGGTTTACGCTCGGCGTGCTCAAGGAGGGGATCGAGATCGGCGGCATCACCTTTCCCAACATCGCTGCGGTACTGCGCGCCTATCAGGGGGACTCGGACATCAACATCATCTCCACCCCGCAGATCCTCACCACCGACAACAAGAAGGCGGAGATCCTGGTGGGCCAGAACGTGCCCTACATCACCAGCCAAAACACCACCTCGGGCCTGCAGGACTACACCCAGTACGAGTACCGCGACGTGGCCACCAAGCTCGGCATCACCCCGCAAATCAGCCAGGGCGACACGCTGCGGCTGGAGATCGCCACCGAGGTGACGCGGCTGAAACAGGGCTCCACCGAGGACCAGTTCCGGCCCACCACCTTCAAACGCACCGCCGAGACCACGGTAATCGTCCGCGACCGGGAGACCATCGTCATCGGCGGCATCATCGGCCAGGACACCACCAACAACGAGTTCAAGATCCCGCTGCTGGGCGATATCCCGCTCATCGGCTGGCTGTTCAAGACCAGCGGCTCCACCGATACCAAGGTCAACATGTTCATCTTCATCACCCCGCATATCATCAAGAACCCGGCCGATATCGCCGAGGTGTCGCTGGAGCGGGAAGACCGGCTCAGCGAGGATATGCCGCGGGCCAGAGAGGAACTGCGCCGCAACCAGCCCAAGCCGGAACACGGCCTGGTGCTGGCCGACCGGGGTTATGAGGCGCTGCGCAACGATGACCTGAAAACGGCCCGCGACTATCTGATCAAGGCCTTGCAGATCGATGAGCACAACCCGTACGCTCTGATCAATCTCGGTGTCGTCTACCAGAAGGAGGGCGACTACCCGCGCGCCATCGAGATGTACCGCAAGGTCATCGAGACCGGCACCGAGGCGACGGCCATGACGCCGGCGGACTACCACGGCGAGGATCTCTCCCTGGTGACCATCGCCCGGCAGAACATCGAGTTTGTCGAGCAGTTGATGCAGAAATAACCACAGGTTGCAGCGGCTTCTGGTTTGACCAGAAGCCGCTGCGGCGCCGTTCACCCTCCAGCTATTTTATCACCTCGAATTTCTGTTATTCTTCCCGGTTTTCCACAATATGTTGTAGTTTGGGGTTGAGGGGGCAATAAATGTGGTGTATAAGCTGATTGATCCCACGCACCGTGCGGACCGTCGTTCCCGGGGGCGTTCGTTCCCGCATTTCATCCATAAGCTCTTTTTTTCCGGAGTTATCATGCTCGAGCCGTACCATGAGGGAGAAGAGGTCATGACAGCTGACATCCGCGCACAGGTACTGACCGAAACCGCCGAGACCGTCTTGCAGCGCCGCTATTATCTGAAGGATGCCGAGGGTAAGCCACGCGAGACCTGGGAGACCCTGTGCCGGCGGGTGGCCGACGCCGTCGCCGAGGCGAAGCAGAAGCCGACGAACTACGAGGAATTGCGCCGGCGGTTCTTCCACATGATCTATCATTTGGACTTCCTGCCCAATTCGCCCTGTCTGATGAATGCCGGCACCGATCTGGGCCAGTTGTCGGCCTGTTTCGTGCTGCCGGTCCCCGATTCCATGGACGGCATCTTCACCGCCATCCGCAACGGCGCCCTGGTGCACAAGACCGGCGGCGGCACCGGCTACAGTTTTTCACGGCTCCGCTCCAAGGACGCGTCGGTGCGCTCCACCCAGGGGGTCGCCTCCGGGCCGTTGTCGTTCGCCGCCGTCTTCGATGCCGCCACCGAGACCATCAAGCAGGGCGGTAAGCGGCGCGGCGCCAACATGGGCGTATTGCGCATCGACCACCCGGATATCCTCGATTTCATCGTCGCCAAACAGGACCAACAGAAGTTCAACAACTTCAACTTCAGCGTGGCCATCACCGACGCCTTCATGACGGCGCTTGCCGAGGACGGCGACTATGACCTGATCGAGCCGTCCACCGGTGCGGTGCGGCGGTCGCTGAAGGCCCGCGAAGTATTCGAACAGATCGTCGATCTGGCCTGGCTCAACGGTGAGCCGGGGGTGCTGTTCATCGACTCCGCCAATCGCGACAACCCGACGCCGCAGCTCGGCCTCTTCGAGGCCACCAACCCCTGCGGGGAACAGTGGCTGCTGCCCTACGAGAGCTGCAACCTGGGCTCCATCAACCTGGCCCGCTTCGTGGAGAACGGCGCGATTGACTATGATCGGCTCCAGGAGACGGTACAGACCGCCACCGTCTTTCTCGACAACGTCATCGACTGCAACCGTTTCCCGATCCCGGAGATCGAGGAGATGACGCTGAAGACCAGGAAGATCGGTCTCGGCATCATGGGCCTGCACGACCTGCTGATCCAGCTCGGCATCCCCTACGGCAGCGACCAGGGGCGCCAGGTGGCGGCCACGGTCATGCAGTTCATCCATGACGCCGCCGAGGCCGAATCGATCCGTCTCGCCGAGGAGAAGGGAGCGTTTCCCGCCTACGACGCGACGCTCAACGACTACCCGCCGCGGCGCAACGCCGCCCTGACCTCGATCCAGCCCACCGGAACGGTGTCGATGATCGCCGACTGTGCATCGGGGTGCGAGCCCTATTTCTCCATCGTCATGATCAAACATGTGATGGACGGCGACCGGCTGATCCTGGTGAACAAGTATTTTGAACAGGTGGCCCGGGCCGAGGGGTTCTATTCCGAGGAACTGATGCAGAAGGTAGCCGACAGCGGCACCGTGATCGGTCATAAGGAGATCCCGAAGAAGTGGCAGGAGATCTTCCGCACCGCGCAGGACATCTGTCCCGACGATCACATCAAGATGCAGGGGGCGCTGCAGAAGAGCGGCGTCGACTCATCCATCTCCAAGACCATCAACCTGCCGTCCACCGCCACCCGCGAGGATGTCAAGCATTCCTATGTGCTCGGTTACAACCTGGGTTGCAAAGGGCTGACCGTCTATCGCGACGGTTCGCGCGACTCGCAGGTGCTCAACACCAAGGAACGCTCGGAACAGCTCACCAAGACCGCGGTGGTCAGCAGCAACGGCAAGCGCAACCTGCCCGACGTGCTGCTTGCCAAACGCTACCGAGTCAAGGATCAGGACCAGAAATCGGTCTACATCATCGTCTGCTTTGATGAAAACGAGAAACCGATGGAGGTGTTTGCCAAATTTCCCTTTGACAACCGGTTCGATCTGAAGGATAAGTCCACCATGTGGACCACCACCTGCCGGCTGGTGTCGCTGGCCCTGCGGTTCGACGTGCCGATGCACGAGATCATCAAGCAGCTCGACCGTTCCAGCGGCCACATGCTCGACCTGCCGGCGCAGCTGAGCAAGCTGTTTAAATCCTTCATGGCCGGGACCCAGTACGGGTTTGCCAGCACCTGTCCGGAGTGCGGCGGGCAGCTGGTCTTCGAGGAAGGGTGTGAGACCTGCAAGGGATGCGGGTACAGCAAATGCTCATAACCACGGGGAACCTTGAAAAAGTGCCATTTCGCCCAAGCTCATCGTTGCGCAATCGCATTTTATCCTGGCAATATCATGTATATGCCTGCGGTAAAAGGTTCGTGCGCGCCTCGAGCTTGAACGAAATTTCGAATTTTTCAAGCTCCCCACAGACAACTGAACAACACGGAAACGATGGCGAAGATCGGCAGAAACGAACGTTGCCCCTGCGGCAGCGGTAAAAAATACAAGCATTGTTGCGCCCGCAAACCCCAGCTCCGGCCGGTGGTCCAGCAACCGCAATCCGGCGTGGTGCAGCGGGCGGTGGATGGTATTTGTCTGGCCGCCGAACAGCGGCGCCAGGTGATCAACGAACTGGGGGTGTTCGTTCTGTTCGCCACCGGTGCCGGCAACGCCTGGCTGCTGGAGGTGACCGACGCCGACTGCGTCCAGGTGGCCCGTGACGGTGAACGGTTATGGCCGACCATCAACGAGACCGCCGAGACCATCGAGGTGGAATGGAGCCACACCTATCGGCTGGTTGATGGCCGGCTGGTGCTGACCGCCTACGCCGACAAGAGCGAATCGGTCCTGGAGGATTGCCCGGTACGCGAAGTTGCTGCTTCCATCCGCCGGGTGGAAAAGAAATTCCCGCCTTCCGCACGGGCCGGGCTGCATATCGATCCACCGGCGGAACCGACGGCCCCCTGAGCCGATGGGCCGCAGTCTGCACCTGCTCCCCATGGCGCTGGTCATGGGGGGTATCTTTTTCCTGTCGCACCAGCCGGGCGACGAGATCAGCCTGGAGCTGTTCTTCGGGGTCGATAAGGTGGCGCACGCCTTTGCCTACGGCGTGCTCGCCGCCACCGTGCTGCTGGCGCTGCCGTCGCGGTGGCGCACTACCATGCCGCTACACGCGGCGCTGCTCGCCTGGGCCGCCTGCCTCCTGTTCGGCCTCAGCGACGAGTTCCATCAGTCGTTTGTCCCCGGCCGGGAAGCCAGCCTCGGCGACCTGGTGGCCGACGCCTTCGGCGCGGCGCTGGTGTGCGGGGGCTGGTTCATCCGGATGAAGCGTACTTTGTTTAGGTAGCGACGAAGAACCCGGCGAAGGGTATCGCTGGAAAACGGTTCGCGGAGGCCCGCCGGCGCGACACAGCAGGCCCGCAGGGTCGCGGACAGGACGTCCGCAACTGACAGCAGGCCACGGATAGCCTGTCTGTCAGCCGTGGCGTGACGGCGATGGGGACGAAGAGCAGCGTTTGGAAGCGATGCCCTTCGCCTCCCCGGTCGCAGAGACGTACGCTTGAGTCGGATGAAACTTCTTTATTGCTTGTGCAAGAGCCGCGCCATCTCCTTGGCGAAGTAGGTGATGATGATGTCCGCTCCGGCGCGGCGGATGGCCAGCAGGGATTCCTCCATGGCCCGTTCCCCGTCGATCCAGCCGTTAGCGGCCGCTGCCTTGATCATCGCATATTCGCCGCTGACCTGATAGGCGGCGATGGGCAGGTCGAATTCCTCGCGCAGACGGGCGATGATATCCAGGTAGGCCAGGGCCGGCTTGACCATCAGGATGTCAGCCCCTTCCTCGGTGTCCAGCGTCGCTTCGCGCAGGGCCTCGCGGACATTGGCCGGATCCATCTGGTAGCCGCGCCGGTCGCCGAACTGCGGGGTGGACTCGGCGGCGTCGCGGAACGGTCCGTAGAAGGCGGAGGCGTATTTGACGGCATAGGACATGATCGGCACCATCTCGAAACCGTTCTCGTCGAGCATGCCCCGGATCTCGGCCACCCGCCCGTCCATCATGTCCGACGGGGCGACCATGTCGGCCCCGGCGCGGGCATGCGACAGCGCCGTCTGGGCGAGGATCTCCAGGGTGGCGTCGTTGTCCACCTCGTTGTTGACCAGAAAGCCGCAATGGCCGTGATCGGTGTACTCGCACAAGCAGACATCGGTAATGACGGTCAGCTGCGGGGTGCGTTTCTTCAACTCGCGAATGCCCCGCTGGACGATACCGTCCTTGGCGTGGGCGCCCGAGCCGGCGCCATCCTTTTTCTCCGGAATGCCGAACAGGATCACGGCAGAGATGCCGAGCTTGAGCAGCGTTTCGGCCTCGGCGGCCAGCCGGTCGACGCTGAGGCGGAAGACGCCGGGCATGGAGGGTACCTCCTGGCGCACCTTGGTGCCGGGCACGATAAAGAGCGGGTAGACCAGCTGCTCGGCGCTGAGACGGGTCTCTCTGACCAGGGCGCGCAGGGCGGCGGTGCGGCGCAGGCGGCGGGAACGGTATTCGGGAAAAACCATGATCGACTCCTGTGTGAGTTACGAGATGAGGTCCAAAGACTTCAGTTTCTTGTACAGATGGCTCCGCTCCAGGCCGATCTGTTCGGCCGTGCTGGAGATGTTGCCGTCGTTTTCGTTGAGTTTGGCGTGCAGGCAGCCGCGTTCGAAGGGGCGGCGCGCTTCTTTGAAATCGTTGCTGCGGTAGGGGAGCAGCGCTTCAGCCGCAGCAACGGCCCGAAAGCCTTCGTCTTCGAGGATGCCGGACAGCGATTCGCGAATGGATGCCTCGTCGTCAATGATGAGAATGCGGTGTTTCATCGGTCTTAGACAACCTCGTGCTGGCTGGGTCCGGAGGGCACCGCATCGCCGGACAGGGGCAACTCGATGACGAAGACCGAGCCGTGCGGCGCGTTGTCCAGCACCCTGATATAGCCGCCGTGGTCGGTGACGATGGTGGAGACGATGGCCAGGCCGAGCCCGGTGCCTGATTTTTTGGTGGAGAAATAGGGCTCGAACAGCCGGGTCTTGTTTTCTTTGCTGATCCCCGGCCCGCTGTCACAGACCTTGATCAGCGCCGATTGGGCGTCCGGGTTCACGGCCAGCTCCACGTCTATGGTGCCGCCATCGGGTAGAACGGCAACCGCGTTGTCCAGCAGGTTGATCAGGCAGCGCTTGATCTGCTCGGCGTCAAATTCGAAGATCGACAGGTCCGGGTCGGTGGTGCAGCTGAAGGCAATGTTCTTGTGGGCCTCCCGGTAGAGGACCAACGTGTCCCTGGTCAAGGCGGCCAGATTGGCCGGGGCCTTGTTGATCTTCGGCATCCGGGCGAATTGGGAGAACTCGCTGACCAGCTGCTTGAGCGCTTCCACCTGGCTGATGATGGTCTCGGTACACCGGTCGAACACCGACTCCTCACCCTCCAGCAGTTCCGGGTAGCGCTTGCGCAGCCGCTGGGCGGACAGCTGGATGGGGGTCAGCGGGTTTTTGATCTCGTGGGCGATGCGCCGGGCTACTTCCCGCCAGGCGGCCATGCGTTGCATTTTCTCCAGTTTGGTCAGGTTGTCGAAGACCAGGACGAACCCGATCGGCGCCCCGTCATCGTTTTCCAGCCGGGTGAAATTGACCAGCAGCGACAGGGAGATGCGGTTGATGACCACCTTCAGGTGCTGCTCGATGGTCATCTTCTCGGTGGCGTAGAGTTCCTCGATGAAGCGGTCGATGATCAGGGCGTATTCGCGGGGCAGGGCCTGGCGGTAGGTCATGCCGATAAAACGGCTGCTGTCGATGCGCAGCAGTTTTTCGGCGAAGCGGTTGATGGTGGTGATTCGGCCGAATTCATCGAGCGAGATGACCCCGGCCGAGACGTTCTGCAGGATGATCTCCATGTAGCGCCGCCGCTGTTGCGACTCCTGTGAACTCCGCTCCAGGGCCTGGTGGGTCTCCGCCAGTTTCTTGTTGCCGCTGTGGATGTTGGCCGTCATGGAGTTGAAGGAGGTCATCAACTGGCCGATTTCGTCGTTGGCGATATCTTCCATGACGAAATCGAAATCACCTTTCGATACCCGTTTGGTGGCGGCCACCAACCGATCAACCGGCTCGGTGATCGAACGGGCGATGCGCAGGCCGAACCAGATGGCGGCAAAGACGATGAGCAGGGTAACGAACAGCAAGATCAGCAGCAGCCAGAATTTGAACGGATCTTTCAGATACTTGAGTTGGCGATACCCCTCGATGCCGCTGGAGATGGCGGTTAGCCGGTCCAGTTTGGCGCGGTCGATGAGCAGGGTGGTGACCAGGATGGTGGCCTCTTCCGCGGGTCCGCCATTGTCGATGGGGCGGACGTGGCGCACCAGTTCTCCTTGATCGGTCTCCTGCAGGATCACCTCGCCGCTTTGCTCGGCCCTGACTCGCTGCAGAACGTCCACCGGTACCTTGGGCAGCAGGATGCCCTGCAACGCCCGGCTGGCCGTATGCAGATCGACCCGGCTGCCGTCGAACAGCAGGGACAGCGCCGAAGGCACCGTGGCCGGGGCCAGTGCCAGCAGCTCGGTCAGCCCCTCGTTGCCGCCGGCGGTGACCCGGTCCGCGTTCGGACCGACCAGGCGGGCGGCGACCGCGTCACCGGTAATCCTGGCCTGGGTCTGCGACTCCTGGATGGTGTTTTGCGCCAAGGCCAGTGATTCCTGCAGGGATTGTTCGATGTTCGAGTTGAACCAGTAATCGACGCTCGAGGATATGAACTGCAGGGAGACGAAGAACAACAAAATGGTGGGGAGCAGCGACAGGCTGAGAAAGGAGATCACCAGCTTGCTTCTAAGGCGGCTACCCATGATGTTCATCTGCCGCTCGAAGATCAGCTCGGCCAGGTAGCGCAGGATGAGAAAGAGGACGAGCAGAATGAGGACGACGTTGAGGTTGATCAGCGCAAAGACGATGATGGTGCTGGAAAAAGGCAGCTCGAAGTCATGCTCGAAAAGCCGCCCCTGCAGCCAGGTGAAGACCGGGATCAGGGCGATACAGACGTAGATGATGCGCCGCACCATCCGTCTCTTCAGCAGCCGCTGTTTCTTGATCTGAGCCGGCACCGGGCTGTGCGGGTCGGAACCGGGGGGAAAGGCCGGTTCATCATGGGCGGCGTGGAGGTTCATCGCAAGCGTTGTCGGTTAATGCGTGGTTAGTACATGAATTCTACCGTATACCAATCGGTGTCCAGATCCCACCAGGAGATGAAGGGGACGACCGTATGGAGAGCGAGGGGCAGCGTTTTCTTGTGCAGGTCGGCCTTGATCCGCAATCGGTATTTGGTGTCCGGAGCCAGCTCCGCCAGGGCGATGATCCGCATGCCGTTAATCTCGTTGAGCAGCTGCAGCGCTTCGGGATAGGAGTGAACGGTCTGGCGTCGTCCACCGTTCTCCTCGGTCTCGACCACGTAGGTTTCCTTGAGTGTATCAAAGGAAAGCGTATGAGAAAAGTTCAGTGAGGCCAGCTCCTCGTCGAACCAGCCGGACTGGCTCTTTTCCAGGCTGACGAAAAAGGTGAAGCGGATCGGGATACCGCTGTACAGACCTTCCTCCATGGCGGAGGTGACACTGTTGCGCAGCTCCCCGAAAAGGAGTAAATCGCTTTCCGAGGTGGTGAGGATAATGTCGGTGAGGTGCGGGCCGGACGGCTCCGGTGGTGTCGAGAAGGCCCGGCCGGCACAGCAGACGGCGACAAGCAATAAGACGGCGCAACTGAAAGAACGTATCGACATCAATGTAATCTATCCTTAGGCGCTCGATCCCCACGGATCGGCAGACCGGAAAAAGCTCGGTTAAGAGAAGCGGGCGAGTCGCCCGATCGCGCTTTGGCTTGGGCCTAATCTACCTGAAAACAATAGATATGTCCATTGGTTGTTGGTCGGTTTCAAGGTGCCGTCGGGCCGCTGCGCCAGGGTAGCCGGGTGCGCTACCGCTCCGGTCGACGGGGCTCGGGAGGCCGGATGAGTTCGAGACCGTTGCATTTTTGCCGTTATGCCGGTATATAAGTGAGTCTTACCGGCTGCCGGCGGGTGTCGGGCTCAGCTGTAATCAGGAAGACGGTTCTTATGTCACCACGACCGAAAAAGATGC encodes the following:
- a CDS encoding sensor histidine kinase — its product is MNLHAAHDEPAFPPGSDPHSPVPAQIKKQRLLKRRMVRRIIYVCIALIPVFTWLQGRLFEHDFELPFSSTIIVFALINLNVVLILLVLFLILRYLAELIFERQMNIMGSRLRSKLVISFLSLSLLPTILLFFVSLQFISSSVDYWFNSNIEQSLQESLALAQNTIQESQTQARITGDAVAARLVGPNADRVTAGGNEGLTELLALAPATVPSALSLLFDGSRVDLHTASRALQGILLPKVPVDVLQRVRAEQSGEVILQETDQGELVRHVRPIDNGGPAEEATILVTTLLIDRAKLDRLTAISSGIEGYRQLKYLKDPFKFWLLLILLFVTLLIVFAAIWFGLRIARSITEPVDRLVAATKRVSKGDFDFVMEDIANDEIGQLMTSFNSMTANIHSGNKKLAETHQALERSSQESQQRRRYMEIILQNVSAGVISLDEFGRITTINRFAEKLLRIDSSRFIGMTYRQALPREYALIIDRFIEELYATEKMTIEQHLKVVINRISLSLLVNFTRLENDDGAPIGFVLVFDNLTKLEKMQRMAAWREVARRIAHEIKNPLTPIQLSAQRLRKRYPELLEGEESVFDRCTETIISQVEALKQLVSEFSQFARMPKINKAPANLAALTRDTLVLYREAHKNIAFSCTTDPDLSIFEFDAEQIKRCLINLLDNAVAVLPDGGTIDVELAVNPDAQSALIKVCDSGPGISKENKTRLFEPYFSTKKSGTGLGLAIVSTIVTDHGGYIRVLDNAPHGSVFVIELPLSGDAVPSGPSQHEVV
- a CDS encoding DUF4390 domain-containing protein, whose protein sequence is MSIRSFSCAVLLLVAVCCAGRAFSTPPEPSGPHLTDIILTTSESDLLLFGELRNSVTSAMEEGLYSGIPIRFTFFVSLEKSQSGWFDEELASLNFSHTLSFDTLKETYVVETEENGGRRQTVHSYPEALQLLNEINGMRIIALAELAPDTKYRLRIKADLHKKTLPLALHTVVPFISWWDLDTDWYTVEFMY